The nucleotide sequence GCGAAGGTGGGCCGCGGTGCCGAGGTGTCGACGGCATCGCACATCGACCCGGAGATGCTCACCATCTCCCAGGGCAGCTTCGTCGCCGACATGGCGAGCGTGGGCAGCGCGACCTTCCACAACGGCTGGATGGTGCGCCGCCCGACACTGGTCGGCCGGCGGGCGTTCGTCGGGAACGCCGCCGTCGTACCGGCGGGTTCGACGCTCGGCGACGAGTCGCTGATCGGGGTGGCGACGGTGCCGCCGCCGTCCGGTGTGCCGCAGGACAGCACCTGGCTCGGCTCCCCCGCGATGCACCTGCCGGTGCGGCAGGACTCCGGCGACCATCCGGAGTCGCTGACCTTCCGGCCGTCCCGCGGACGGGTCGCCGAACGGCTGGGCATCGAGTTCCTGCGGGCGACGCTGCCCGCGTCGGCGATCTCGGTGTCGCTCTACCTGTTCCTGCAGTGGCTCTCCGACGTCGCCCGTACCTCCCCGCCGTGGGTCGTGGTGCTCGCCGCGCCGGCACTCGCGCTCGGCACGGCGCTGTTGCTGGTCCTGCTGGTCGCGGCGGTGAAATGGCTGGTCGTCGGGGCGTACCGGGCACGCACCGAGCCGCTGTGGAGCCGGTTCGTGCGCCGCTCCGAGTTCGTCACCGGGCTCTACGAGGCCGCCGCCGTGCCGGGACTGCTGACGATGCTGTCCGGCTCCCCGCTGCTGCCGCCGATGCTGCGGCTGATGGGCGCCCGGATCGGCAGGCGGACGTGTCTGTCGACCACCTATCTGACCGAGTTCGACCTGGTGGACATCGGTGACGACGCGGTCGTCGGCCGGGACGTGTCGCTGCAGACCCACCTGTTCGAGGACCGGGTCATGAAGATGTCCACGGTGACCGTCGGCGCCGGGGCGACCGTCGGCGACCGGGCGATCGTGCTCTACGACGCGGTCGTCGGCGCCGGGGTCCGGCTGGAGCCGCTGTCGCTGGTGATGAAGGGCGAGCACCTGCCCGCCGGGACTCGCTGGCGCGGGATCACCGCCCAGCCGGTCTCCGATCCGCCGGCACCGGCGCAGCTCCCCGTGCCGGTACCGGTCCCGGCCGCGGCGACGCCGGTGGAACAGACCGTCCGCACCGCGGCGCCGGACGTGCAACGGACGACCGTCCTCACCCGGGTCGGCCAGGCCGTCGATCCGGGGCGCACCGTGCGGATGCGGTCGGTGCAGGCCGCCCGCTCGGCTCCACGGCCGTCCGGTCCGCCGCGGCACCGGGTACCGCAGCAGCGGGCCGGTGGCGCCCGGCACCGCAGGACCGACCGGTGAGGCTGCCCCGCCCGTTCCGGCGCTCCCGCGGCCCGGCCCGGCCCGGTGCGGCGCCGCTCGCCCTGGTCCGGCGCGGCCCGGACGCGGTGCCGGGCTGCGCGGAGTCGGTCGCGTCGCTGCTCGCGTCGTCGCGGCACGGCTTCGACGTGCGGTTCACCGGGCACGGTGAGGAGCTCCCGCTGACCGCGCAGACCCTGGCCGCGGCGACGCTGTACGCCGAGCCCGGTGGCGGTGAGCTGGACGCGGTCTGGCCCGTGGTGCGCCGGGTCCGCGGCCCGGTCCGCGATCTGGTCGCGGGCGGCGGGCGCTACCTGGGGTTCTGCCTCGGCGGCTACCTGGCCGGGGCGACCCCCGGCTTCGGCCTGCTGCCCGGTGACACCGACCGGTGGATCGGCACCCGCGGCGCCACCGTCAACCACGACGGCGACGCGCTGGTCCGGATCGACTGGCGCGGCCGGGAACGCACGCTGTTCTTCCAGGACGGGCCGCGGTTCCTGCTCGACCCGGGTTCCGCCGGTTCAGTGCTGGCCCGCTACCCGAACGACGAGATCGCCGCGGCCGTGCTGCCGTTCGGCGCCGGGCGGGTCGGCGTCGTCGGCCCGCATCCCGAGGCCGGACCGGACTGGTTCGCCGATGCCGGGCTCCCCCGGGCCGACGCGCGCGACCTCGGCCACCAGTTGATCGACGAGGTGATGGCGTGACCCGACCGACCCCGCCGCCGGGACCGGCCCCGCGGGTGCCCCCGCCCCGCATCGACGCACCGACCGTACGGACGGTGCGACCGGTGCGGACCACACCCGAGCCCACGCCCCGCCCGGCACAGGCCGGCCCGTCACAGGCCGCCCCGGTGCCCGCCGGCCCGCGGCACACCGCACCCCCGATCCCGCGCCCGCCTGCGCCGACGCCTCGTGACGGCGCGCCTCGGACCGCACGTGACGGCGCACAGCCGAGCCCACGGGATGTCGCTTCGCCGGTCCGCCGTGACACCGCTCCGCCGACCGCACGGGATGCTGCGCTGCCGACCGCACGGGATACCGCACTGCAGAGCCCACGGGGTACCGCGACCGCGGCCGCACGCCACTCCGCTCCCCCGGCCCCGGCGACCCCGGTCCCCCGGATCGCCGAGCCCCGGGCCGCCGCGCCGCCCACCGCGCCCCCACCCACGACCGGCCCCGCCGCCGCGGACGACGAGCCGCGCCCCGCGTCCCCGGCCACCCTGTCCTCGGCCACCCTGTCCCCGACCACCCTGTCCCCGACCACGCAGCCCCCGCCCACCCCACCCCCGACGGCGCAGGCCCCACGCGCCTCCCGGCTGATCGGCGTGGACGCCGCACGCGGCGTCGCGCTGCTCGGGATCATCGCCGTGCACGCGCTCGTCGAGACCACCGACGACGGCGTGTCGACACCCAGCTACCTGATCTTCGGTGGCCGCTCGGCCGCACTGTTCGCCGTGCTCGCCGGGGTCTCGTTCGCCTTTCTGACCGGGCGGGCCCGGGTCCGGCCCGGCCCCGATCTGCGCTCCGCCGCCGCGATGCTCGCGACCCGCGCCGGGATGCTGATGCTGATCGGGCTGGCGCTGAGCTGGACCGATCCGACGATCGCCGCGCTGATCCTGCCGTACTACGCGATCGCCTTCCTGCTCGCGATCCCGCTCGTGGCGCTGCCGACGGCGGTCCTGGCACCGCTGGCGGCGGCGTTCTGCCTGGGGATCCCGGTGCTGTCGCACCTGGTCCGGCCGATGCTGCCGGTGCCGGACCTCGGCAACCCGTCGCTCACCGGGCTGCTCACCGATCCGCTCGGGCTGCTGTCCGAGCTGACCGTCACGGGCGCCTATCCGGGGGTCGTCTGGCTCGCCTACATGGCGGTGGGGATCGTCGTCGGCCGGCTGCGGCTGTCGTCGGCGCGGACCGCGGCCGGGCTGCTGGTCTGGGGTGTCGCCGCCGCGCTGGCCGCGACGGCGGCGTCGGTCCGGCTGCTCGGGCCGGGCGGCGGGTACGCCGTCATCGCCGCCGCGAGCCCGCCGGAGCTGCTCGACTCGGCGCCGACCATCGCCGACGCCGTCACCGGCTACCCGGACGGCGTCACCCCGACCACCACCTGGTGGTGGCTGGCGACGGTCGCGCCGCACTCGGGCACCCCGCTCGACGTCGTACAGACCGCCGGGTCCGCGCTCGCCGTGCTCGGCACGACGCTGCTGCTCGCCGGGATCACCACCCGGGGCGTGTCGGCCGTCCTGGGGCACCTGCTGCGCCCGCTCGCGGCCGCCGGATCGATGACGCTGACGTTCTACGTCGCGTCCATCCTGTTCATGAACTCCCCGCTGGACACCTTCGGCCCGCTGGAGGGCTACCTGTGGCAGGCCGGCGTCGCGCTGGTGGCGGGGCTCGCCTGGCGGCGCGCGGTCGGCCGCGGCCCGCTGGAGACGCTGGTGTCGGCCCCGGCCCTCGCGGTGCGCGATCGGGTGCGACCGGCGGCGGGCACCGGCACGCCGTCCGCCGCCGGCCGGCACCGCGACTAACCTCCTCACATGATCGACCCGAGCGGCCGGTACCGCGCGTTCGTCGTGCTCACCGTGGCGCTGGCGATACTCGGCGGATGCGCCGCCGCGGGGCCCGGCACGACCGTCGAGCGGGCCGCACCGGACCCGGACCGGCCGGTCGTCGACGCGACCCTGGACCTGGCACCCGATCTCGCCTCGGCCACCGGCACCCAGTCCGTCCGGTTCACCCCGGACGAGCCGATCTGCGAGCTGGTGTTCCGGCTCTGGACGAACCGGCCGCCCACCATCGCCGACGGCACGTCCTCGGAGATCACCACCGCCGCGGTCGACGGCTCCCCGGTCACTCCGGTGGTGGAGCAGGCCGGCGCACCCGACGGCGCCCCGGGCACGCTGGTCGAGCTGCCCCTGCCCGTCTGCGCGGAACCGGGCGGCACGGTCACCGCCGAGCTCGGCTTCCGGATCACCCTGGGCGCGGACTCCGGTCAGCGGATCGGCTACTCGCCCGCCGCCGGGACCGCCTGGCTGGGTTCCCCGCTGCCGGTCCTCGACCACGTGCGCGGGCGCGGCTGGGTGCGTGAGCCCGCGGTGTCGATGGCCGGCGAGACGGTGGTGTCGGAGGACTTCCGGCTCGCCTCGCTCGCCGTCACCGTGGACGACGACCAGCAGGTCGTCGGCGTCGGCACCCCCGCGGGCCGGACCCCCGCCGGCCCGGGCCGCAGCACCCACACCTTCACCGCGGACGCGATCCGCGACGTCGCGATCGCGGCCGGTGACTACGCGATCACCGAGTCCACCGTCGGGACCACCCGGGTGCACGTCGCGGTGCCGGCCGCGGGCCGGGCCGACGGTGCCGCGCTGCGCGGCTCGGCGGCCGACTGGACCGGCGCCGTCGCCGAGTTCCTGCCCCGGCTCGAGGAGCTGCTCGGCCCGCACCCCTATCCGGACCTGTGGCTGACGATCGTCCCCTCCCAGAGCGACGGCGTCGAGTTCCCCACCCACCTGCAGTTCGGCGACGTCGACGAGGGCACCCGGGCGGGGCTCGCCGCGCACGAGCTGGCGCACATGTGGTTCTACGCGCTGCTGGGCAACGACCAGGCCCGCGACCCGTGGCTTGACGAGTCGTTCACGACCTGGGCCCAGGCCGTCGTCGCCGACCAGATCGACTACTACCGGCCTGCGAAGTACTCCCCCGCCACGGACGGCCGGATCGGCGACCCGATGACGCTCTGGGACCGGCGCGGGGACGGGTTCGCCGGGTACGTCACCGGCGTCTACGACCAGGGCGCCGCGGCGCTGCTGGAGGGCCGCCGCCGGGTCGGCGAGGACCGGTTCGACGCGGCGATGCGCGAGCACATCGCCCGCAACGCGCATCGGGTCGTGGAGCCGGCCGACGTGCAGGCGTCGTTCGCCGGGCTGCCCGAGGTGCTCGACGTCCTGGCTGAACACGGCGCGTTCGACGGGCCGTGAGCGCCGGACCGGTGACCACACGGGGGTGGCGCACACACCACCCCCGGGCTGTCGCCGGGGATCCCGGGGCCGGGTCAGCGTTCGTCGACCACCCGGCGGGCCTTGAAGGTCGTCTCCGGCAGCGTGCCGGGTGCGAGCAGCACGGCGGGCACCCGGATGCCGAGCACCCTGGCCAGTGCGGCCTCCAGCTCCGGCTGCGCCGCCGGATCGCCCTCGGCCTCGACCGTCATCTCGTCGAGTGCACCGGGCCGGGTCACCCGGATCCGGAACTCCGGTCCGAGACCGGGCACCGAGCGGACGGCGGTGTCGACGGCGCTCGGGTAGATGTTGGCGCCGCGGATCACCAGCATGTCGTCGAGCCTGCCGAGCACGCCCTCCGGTAGCCGCGGGTAGGTGCGGCCGCAGGGGCACGGGTCGTCGGCGAGGTAGGACTCGTCACCCGGCGCGAACCGGATCATCGGCTGGGAGTCGCGCCACAGGTGGGTGTAGACGACGGCGCCCCGGGTGCCGGCCGGGACCGCCGTGTTCGTGTCGTGGGTGTCGACGATCTCGGTGAACACCTCGTCGGTGAACAGGTGCGTCCCGGTGCCGGCCTCGCAGCCGACGTTGGTCTGGAACGGGTACATCTCCGACGTCGATCCGGCGTCCGCGACGACCGCGCCCCAGCCGTCCTCGATGACCTTGCGGATGCCGGGCAGCGAACCGCCCGGCTCCCCGCCGACCAGCAGGTGCCGGACGGTGGTGGCGCGCAGGTCGACACCGTGTCTCTCGGCCACCGAGAGCAGGTGCACCGCGTACGACGGGGTCGCCGAGAACACCGTGGACCCGAGTCGTTCGATCAGCTCCAGGTGCCGGACGGAGTCGGTGATCCCGATCGGGAACAGGGTCGCGCCGATCCGCTCGGCGCCCTGCACCACGCCCCAGCCGCCGAAGAACAGGCCGAACGGGAACCCGACCTGGACGATGTCGTCCGGCCGGACCCCGGCGCACCACTGCGCCATCGCGTGCACCTCGCCGGCCCGCTCCCAGTCGCCGCGCGAGACCGCGTACATCGTCGGGGTGCCGGAGGTCCCCGACGACCCGTGGATCCGGGCGATGCCGCCGGTGGGCCGTTCCGGGGTGTAGCTGCCGAACGGCGGGTGCTCGGCCTGGTCGGCGACCAGCATCGCCTTGGTGATCACCGGGACCTTCGCGGTGAAGTCGGCCAGCGACCGGATCTGGTCCGGGTGGAATCCGTGCGCGTCGTAGTGCCTGCGGTAGAAGGGCAGGCAGTGGTAGACGTAGCCGAGCTGGGCCTGCACCCGCTCCAGGATCAGCCCGTCCCGTTCGGCGGGATCGCGGGTCTCCCGCTCGGCGTCCCAGTACCGGGGCCAGTCCCGCCCGTCGGCACCTGCCATCAGGCGAGGCCGAGGGCGACGTTCGCCATCCGCTGTCTGCGGTCGAGCCGCTCGCGCCGGGTGAACTGCGGGACGACGTAGCGGGCGAACAGCTCCAGCGACCGGTTCCACTTGTCGGTGGTCACCCAGTCCCGGCAGTTGATCAGCAGCGTGCCGAAGCCGCCGACCTCCTCCTCCAGCTCCTTGAGCTGGCGGGTGCAGTCCTCCGGGCTGCCGATGATCCACGGGATGTTGTCGACCATCCAGTCCAGCGTGAGATCGGCGTCGGTCATCTCCTCGCCGATGAGCATGAGACCGCCGAGGCCGAGACCGAACAGGTAGTCGTAGGACCGCTTGACGCCCTCGCGGATGTCGCGCAGCGCCTGGTCGCGGTCGTCGGTCACGTAGACCTCGCGCACGATCCGCCAGTTGTCCCGGGTGACGGCGGGATCGATCCCGGAGCGGGCACCCGCCTCCAGCATCGCCTGGCCCATCGCCCGCAGGTCCGGGGCGTGCGGGTAGGTCCCGTTGTCGATCGGGGCGAAGTGCACCGACAACGGCTTCCAGCCGCGCTCGCCGCACCTGGCGTAGTTGTGCACGCCGGTCAGTCCGGCGATCGCGAAGGGCGGCACGTCCTGGTAGGGGCCGACCTGCAGCTGGCGGTTCTCGTACTTCCAGTACTGGCCCTCGTAGCTGACCGGGTCGTCCGAGGTCAGCAGTTGCCAGATGATCTCCAGCGCCTCGTTGGTCCGGGGTGCGGCCTCGGCCGGTTCCAGGCCGAACAGCGCCTTGTCGGTGGGCAGCCCGCCGCCGCCGAAGCCGTAGTCGAGCCGTCCGTGCGTGAGGTGGTCGAGGAACGCCATCCGCTCGGCCACCATGAACGGGTCCTGGTAGGGCAGGTTGATGACGCCGGTGCCGAGCCGGATCCGGTGCGTCAGCGCGCTCGCCTTCGCGATCATGAACTCCGGCACCGGGACGTTCTCGAACCCGCCGGTGTGGTGCTCGCCGATCCAGAACTCGTCGAACCCGAGCCGCTCGGCCTCCACGATCGCCGCGATGTCGCGGTCGTAGGACAGTGTCCAGTTCTCGATCGGCGGGTGCTCCGGCATGGTGAAGAAGCCGAACTTCATCGGTCGGGTCCTTTCAAGCGATCCGCGGAACGGGCGGTGGCGGTGGTCGAGCCGCCGGCAGGGCCGGACGGGTCGAACAGCCAGGGGGTCGAGCGGACGGTCGTGCGGCGGGTGACAGAGACGGCAGGACGGGTGGTCGAGCGGGTGGTGGACAAACATCTGTTTGGCGTCGGCGCCCGAATGAGCCTGTCGGGGATCAACGTGGCTGTCAATAATGGCTGCGCAGGTAGGTGCTCGGCATTGATAATCAAACCTTCGTTTGCTTACATGTCGACGTGACCATCGTCGATCCCCGACCTCGCATCGTCGCGGCGCCGGACGGTGCCGGACTCGTGACCGGAGTCCGCTGCGCCGACCACGAACGCTGCCCGGGCCGGGCCGCCTTCGACTGGCCCGCCTGCCCGAGCTGCGGCGGCGCCGTCGAGCCCGCCGAGTTCGGGCCGGGCGGCACGGTCTGGAGCAGCACCGTGGTCCGGATCCCGGTGCCGGGCCGCACCCCGCCCTACCCGCTCGCCTACGTCGATCTCGACGACGGCCCCCGGGTGCTCGCGCACACCACCGAGCAACAGCCGATCGGCGCGCGGGTGCGGCTGCTCGGTCCCAGTGCGCCGCACCTGATGGGTCACCCCGGCGACGGGGACGGCGGGGACGTGCGCGCCGAACCCTCCCCCTGAGCACACCCGCGACCGGCCTCGACCGGGCAGGCCGCGGCGCCCGGGCGTATGTCCGCCCCTCAGTGCACGTTCAGTGCACGCTCAGCGCGCGCTCCACCCGCCGTCGACGGCCAGCGTCGTGCCGGTGATGTAGGACCCGGCGTCGGAGGCGAGCAGCAGCAGCGGCCCGTCCAGCTCCTCGGGGCGGCCGATCCGGCCGAGCGACGCGCACTCGGCGAGCCGGCGCGCGTGGTCGTCGGAGGCCAGCAACTGCCCGGTCAGCTCGGAGGCGAACCAGCCGGGAGCCAGCGTGTTCACCCGGATCCCGTGCCGGGACGACCACTGGGCCGCCAGATCACGGGTCAGCCCGGCCACCCCCGCCTTGGACGCCGAGTAGGCGGCCTCCGGCAACGGTCCGGTCGCGGATCCGAGTGCCGAGCCGATGTTGACGATCGATCCGCCGCGGCCCGCCGCGATCATCGCCCGGCCCGCGTGCACCGCCATCCGGTAGGCGCCGAACAGGTTGACCGCGAACAGCTCGGCGGCCCGGGCGGGGTCGTCGTCGGACTCGGCCCGCGCCGCGTACCCGGTTCCGGCGTTGTTCACCAGCACGTCGAGCCGTCCCAGTTCCCGCACCGCGGCGTCGGCCAGCCGGGCGCAGTCGCCGTCGTCGGTCACGTCGGTCGGGACCGCGACGCAGCGCCGGCCCGCGGCCCGGACGGCGTCCTGTGCGGCGGTGAGCGCGGCGGCCCGGCGGGCGCCCACCACGACGTCGGCACCGGCGGCGGCGAGCACCCCGGCGAACCGCAATCCGAGTCCGGACGACGCCCCGGTCACCACGGCCACCCGCCCGTCCAGCCGGAACGAGGGGTTCACCGCCGGGTCACAGGTCGTCGTCGCTGTCGAAGGAGCGGGAGATCCCGAGCATCCCGGAACCCGCAACCAGGCCACCCAGCACGTGCGCGAACAGCTGGTCGGCGAGCGCGCGGTCCGCCTCCGGGCCGCGCGGGACGAACCAGTGCTGCATCCAGCCGAGCGTGCCGACCACGACGTAGGCGGCGGTGCGCGGCGCACCGGGGAGCGCGAACTCGCCGGTCCGGACCCCTTCGGCGAGCAGCGCCTCCAGTGCGTCCATGTACTGCTCGTCCATCTCCCGGAACTCCGCGAACCGGGGCGACGGCATCCGGCCGAGGTGCTGCAGGTAGACGAACGCGGCCGGATGGCAGTCGGCGAAGATCCGGACCTGCATCCGGATCAGCTCCCGCAGTCGGACGGTGACGGTACGCCCGGACGCGGTCCGCAGCCGCTCCAGTTCGGCGAGCAGCTGCCGGGCCGGCTCCTCGACCACCGCGAGCAGCAGCTCCTCCTTGGAGGCCACGTAGTTGTAGATGCTGCCCTTCAGGATCCCGACCCGGGCGCCGATGCTCTCCAGCGTCGCGTTCTCGTAGCCGCGGTCGCGGAACTCCTCACTGGCAGCAGCGACGATCTCCGACCAGCGGCTCGGGCGGGGCACCCGGACAGCCTAGTCCCCACGGGTCCTGGAGCTGCGTGGCCGAGCCCACGGCACCCCGGCCCGGCATCGATCTTCTACTTACGGTAGAACTACTACTGG is from Pseudonocardia autotrophica and encodes:
- a CDS encoding heparan-alpha-glucosaminide N-acetyltransferase domain-containing protein, which translates into the protein MDAARGVALLGIIAVHALVETTDDGVSTPSYLIFGGRSAALFAVLAGVSFAFLTGRARVRPGPDLRSAAAMLATRAGMLMLIGLALSWTDPTIAALILPYYAIAFLLAIPLVALPTAVLAPLAAAFCLGIPVLSHLVRPMLPVPDLGNPSLTGLLTDPLGLLSELTVTGAYPGVVWLAYMAVGIVVGRLRLSSARTAAGLLVWGVAAALAATAASVRLLGPGGGYAVIAAASPPELLDSAPTIADAVTGYPDGVTPTTTWWWLATVAPHSGTPLDVVQTAGSALAVLGTTLLLAGITTRGVSAVLGHLLRPLAAAGSMTLTFYVASILFMNSPLDTFGPLEGYLWQAGVALVAGLAWRRAVGRGPLETLVSAPALAVRDRVRPAAGTGTPSAAGRHRD
- a CDS encoding M1 family aminopeptidase, translated to MIDPSGRYRAFVVLTVALAILGGCAAAGPGTTVERAAPDPDRPVVDATLDLAPDLASATGTQSVRFTPDEPICELVFRLWTNRPPTIADGTSSEITTAAVDGSPVTPVVEQAGAPDGAPGTLVELPLPVCAEPGGTVTAELGFRITLGADSGQRIGYSPAAGTAWLGSPLPVLDHVRGRGWVREPAVSMAGETVVSEDFRLASLAVTVDDDQQVVGVGTPAGRTPAGPGRSTHTFTADAIRDVAIAAGDYAITESTVGTTRVHVAVPAAGRADGAALRGSAADWTGAVAEFLPRLEELLGPHPYPDLWLTIVPSQSDGVEFPTHLQFGDVDEGTRAGLAAHELAHMWFYALLGNDQARDPWLDESFTTWAQAVVADQIDYYRPAKYSPATDGRIGDPMTLWDRRGDGFAGYVTGVYDQGAAALLEGRRRVGEDRFDAAMREHIARNAHRVVEPADVQASFAGLPEVLDVLAEHGAFDGP
- a CDS encoding phenylacetate--CoA ligase family protein, which produces MAGADGRDWPRYWDAERETRDPAERDGLILERVQAQLGYVYHCLPFYRRHYDAHGFHPDQIRSLADFTAKVPVITKAMLVADQAEHPPFGSYTPERPTGGIARIHGSSGTSGTPTMYAVSRGDWERAGEVHAMAQWCAGVRPDDIVQVGFPFGLFFGGWGVVQGAERIGATLFPIGITDSVRHLELIERLGSTVFSATPSYAVHLLSVAERHGVDLRATTVRHLLVGGEPGGSLPGIRKVIEDGWGAVVADAGSTSEMYPFQTNVGCEAGTGTHLFTDEVFTEIVDTHDTNTAVPAGTRGAVVYTHLWRDSQPMIRFAPGDESYLADDPCPCGRTYPRLPEGVLGRLDDMLVIRGANIYPSAVDTAVRSVPGLGPEFRIRVTRPGALDEMTVEAEGDPAAQPELEAALARVLGIRVPAVLLAPGTLPETTFKARRVVDER
- a CDS encoding LLM class flavin-dependent oxidoreductase produces the protein MKFGFFTMPEHPPIENWTLSYDRDIAAIVEAERLGFDEFWIGEHHTGGFENVPVPEFMIAKASALTHRIRLGTGVINLPYQDPFMVAERMAFLDHLTHGRLDYGFGGGGLPTDKALFGLEPAEAAPRTNEALEIIWQLLTSDDPVSYEGQYWKYENRQLQVGPYQDVPPFAIAGLTGVHNYARCGERGWKPLSVHFAPIDNGTYPHAPDLRAMGQAMLEAGARSGIDPAVTRDNWRIVREVYVTDDRDQALRDIREGVKRSYDYLFGLGLGGLMLIGEEMTDADLTLDWMVDNIPWIIGSPEDCTRQLKELEEEVGGFGTLLINCRDWVTTDKWNRSLELFARYVVPQFTRRERLDRRQRMANVALGLA
- a CDS encoding Zn-ribbon domain-containing OB-fold protein, translating into MTIVDPRPRIVAAPDGAGLVTGVRCADHERCPGRAAFDWPACPSCGGAVEPAEFGPGGTVWSSTVVRIPVPGRTPPYPLAYVDLDDGPRVLAHTTEQQPIGARVRLLGPSAPHLMGHPGDGDGGDVRAEPSP
- a CDS encoding SDR family NAD(P)-dependent oxidoreductase, coding for MNPSFRLDGRVAVVTGASSGLGLRFAGVLAAAGADVVVGARRAAALTAAQDAVRAAGRRCVAVPTDVTDDGDCARLADAAVRELGRLDVLVNNAGTGYAARAESDDDPARAAELFAVNLFGAYRMAVHAGRAMIAAGRGGSIVNIGSALGSATGPLPEAAYSASKAGVAGLTRDLAAQWSSRHGIRVNTLAPGWFASELTGQLLASDDHARRLAECASLGRIGRPEELDGPLLLLASDAGSYITGTTLAVDGGWSAR
- a CDS encoding TetR/AcrR family transcriptional regulator, giving the protein MPRPSRWSEIVAAASEEFRDRGYENATLESIGARVGILKGSIYNYVASKEELLLAVVEEPARQLLAELERLRTASGRTVTVRLRELIRMQVRIFADCHPAAFVYLQHLGRMPSPRFAEFREMDEQYMDALEALLAEGVRTGEFALPGAPRTAAYVVVGTLGWMQHWFVPRGPEADRALADQLFAHVLGGLVAGSGMLGISRSFDSDDDL